The proteins below come from a single Sorghum bicolor cultivar BTx623 chromosome 4, Sorghum_bicolor_NCBIv3, whole genome shotgun sequence genomic window:
- the LOC8081939 gene encoding S-norcoclaurine synthase produces the protein MKGSKVHEHEADVPASDLWAIYGTLRAGELLPELLPHVLAKVELISGDGGVGTILQLILPPGIPGLQSYKERFIKVDNENYIKETEAIDGDILKLGFLAYMVRFEIISKGANLSVIRTTIEYEIEDAHPELEAMVSIATLAAAAEKFSEHAKEKKVPASTSS, from the exons ATGAAGGGAAGCAAGGTCCACGAGCACGAGGCCGACGTCCCCGCCTCCGACCTCTGGGCGATCTACGGCACCCTCCGCGCCGGCGAGCTCCTGCCGGAGCTGCTCCCGCACGTGCTCGCCAAGGTCGAGCTCATCAGCGGCGACGGCGGTGTTGGTACCATCTTGCAGCTAATACTTCCTCCTG GGATTCCTGGGCTGCAGAGCTACAAGGAGAGGTTCATCAAAGTCGACAACGAGAATTACATCAAGGAGACAGAAGCCATCGATGGCGACATTCTGAAGCTGGGGTTCCTGGCCTACATGGTACGGTTTGAGATCATTTCAAAAGGGGCCAACTTGTCGGTGATCAGGACGACTATCGAGTATGAGATTGAAGATGCGCACCCAGAGCTTGAAGCTATGGTGAGCATCGCAACTTTGGCTGCAGCTGCTGAGAAATTTTCCGAGCATGCTAAGGAGAAGAAGGTCCCTGCTTCAACCTCTTCTTGA
- the LOC8082672 gene encoding S-norcoclaurine synthase: MDGRLCNEFETDLPGADLWEVYGSLLLDQLVPQLLPQLFSKIEIVEGDGGVRTILLVTSPPAGISELESFKEKFTIVDNEKDIKEAEND, translated from the exons ATGGATGGGAGGCTCtgcaatgagtttgaaaccgaCCTCCCGGGTGCCGACTTGTGGGAGGTCTATGGCAGCCTTCTTCTCGATCAACTAGTCCCCCAATTGCTTCCACAACTGTTCTCAAAGATAGAAATTGTTGAGGGAGATGGTGGCGTCAGGACAATCCTGCTTGTCACTTCCCCTCCTGCAG GAATTTCTGAATTAGAAAGTTTCAAGGAGAAGTTCACCATAGTAGACAACGAAAAGGACATCAAGGAGGCAGAAAATGATTGA